One window of the Saccopteryx bilineata isolate mSacBil1 chromosome 2, mSacBil1_pri_phased_curated, whole genome shotgun sequence genome contains the following:
- the SLC2A11 gene encoding solute carrier family 2, facilitated glucose transporter member 11 isoform X5: MLGRKKSLLVNNIFVVAAVFLFGFSHRAGSFEMIMLGRLLMGVSAGVSMNIQPMYLGESAPKELRGAVAMSSAIFTALGIVMGQVVGLRELLGGPQAWPLLLASCLVPGVLQLASLPLLPESPRYLLIDRGDTEACLAALQRLRGTTDLALELAELEEERTACQGLRARRPWELFQDGTLRRQVTSLVILGSAMELCGNDSIYTYASSMFREAGIPQEKVQYVIIGTGCCELLMAFVGCVAIEKVGRQVLLIGGYCLMTCWGSIFTVALCLQNSFHWMPYLAMSCIFAFILSFGIGPAGVTGILPMELFDQTARPAAYMVCGALMWTMLFLVGLGYPFIMKGLSYFFFVPFLGVCVCAAIYTSVFLPETKGKTFLEISEELHRLNFPRRSQGPTWRGPKVIQSTEL; encoded by the exons GAAGAAGTCCCTCCTGGTGAACAACATCTTTGTGGTGGCCGCAGTGTTCCTGTTTGGCTTTAGCCACAGAGCAGGCTCCTTTGAGATGATCATGCTGGGACGGCTGCTCATGGGAGTCAGTGCAG GTGTGAGCATGAACATCCAGCCCATGTACCTGGGGGAGAGTGCGCCCAAGGAGCTCCGAGGAGCTGTGGCCATGTCCTCAGCCATCTTCACTGCCCTGGGGATTGTGATGGGTCAGGTGGTCGGACTTAG gGAGCTCCTGGGTGGCCCGCAGGCCTGGCCCCTGCTGCTGGCCAGCTGCCTGGTGCCTGGAGTGCTCCAGTTGgcctccctgcccctgctccctgaGAGCCCACGCTACCTCCTCATTGACCGTGGAGACACGGAGGCCTGCCTGGCCG CACTGCAGCGGCTGCGAGGCACCACGGACTTGGCGTTGGAGCTGGCAGAGTTGGAAGAGGAGCGCACTGCCTGCCAGGGCCTGCGAGCACGGCGCCCGTGGGAGCTGTTCCAGGATGGCACCCTGCGGAGGCAAGTGACAAGCCTCGTAATCCTGGGCAGTGCCATGGAGCTCTGTGGGAACGACTCG ATATACACCTATGCCTCTTCCATGTTCCGGGAGGCGGGAATCCCCCAGGAGAAAGTCCAGTATGTCATCATTGGGACCGGGTGCTGCGAGCTGCTCATGGCTTTTGTCGGT TGCGTGGCCATTGAGAAGGTGGGCCGACAGGTGCTGCTGATAGGGGGATACTGCCTGATGACCTGCTGGGGAAGCATCTTCACAGTGGCCCTGTGCTTGCAG AACTCCTTCCACTGGATGCCCTACCTGGCCATGTCCTGCATCTTTGCCTTCATCCTCAGCTTTGGCATCGGCCCTG ctGGAGTGACAGGAATCCTGCCCATGGAGCTGTTTGATCAGACGGCTCGGCCTGCTGCTTACATGGTCTGTGGGGCGCTCATGTGGACCATGCTCTTCCTGGTTGGACTGGGGTACCCCTTCATTATG AAGGGATTGTCCTActtcttctttgtgcctttcCTTGGTGTCTGTGTCTGTGCGGCTATCTACACCAGTgttttcctccctgagaccaaagGCAAGACCTTCCTGGAAATCTCTGAAGAATTACACAGACTCAACTTCCCCAGGCGGAGCCAGGGCCCCACATGGAGGGGCCCTAAGGTTATCCAGTCCACAGAGCTGTAG